The Proteus terrae subsp. cibarius genome contains the following window.
ATATCTCGTGTAACAGCGGCTTCAACGGCTTTAATAATACTTCTGCTGTTACCGTGAGTTGAGATAGCAAGTAGCACATCTCCAGCTTGTCCTAAGGCACGCACTTGTTTTGCATAGATTTCATCGTGCTGCTGATTCCCCATAATTGCAGTCATCACAACGCTATCTGTGTTTAACGATAATGCGGGCAAGCTTGGGCGCTCTGTTTCAAAACGATGGATCATGCTTGCTGCAAATCGCTGTGCTGTTGCTGCTGAGCTACCGTTTCCACAGCTTAATATTTTATGGCCGTTTAACAAAGATTGAACCATCATCATGGCGGCTCTGGAAATGGCATCTGGTAATGCTTCTGCTGCTGCAATTTGAGTTTGAATACTCTCTGTAAAGCAGACTTTGATTCTATCAAGCACGTTAAGACCTATATAATCTAATTTAACGAATAAATTCCGTATAATCGAGAATGTTTTTTAGCCATATTAGCTGGCGTTGATTAAATGCACAAATATCAAAACGGCAGTCTGAAGTCTCGATACTTTCTTGGCGTTGTGCTAGCCAATATTTTGCTGTACGCCATAAGCGACGCCGTTTTGAGGTAGTAATAGAACTTATAGCATCACCAAATAAGATGTTACGTCTAAAACGAACCTCAACAAATACCCATGTCCTCTTTTCCTGCATAATAAGATCAATTTCTCCACAGGGATATCGGACATTACGCTCAATCAATATTAATCCTTGTT
Protein-coding sequences here:
- the diaA gene encoding DnaA initiator-associating protein DiaA; the encoded protein is MLDRIKVCFTESIQTQIAAAEALPDAISRAAMMMVQSLLNGHKILSCGNGSSAATAQRFAASMIHRFETERPSLPALSLNTDSVVMTAIMGNQQHDEIYAKQVRALGQAGDVLLAISTHGNSRSIIKAVEAAVTRDMTIVALTGYDGGELAGLLGPQDVEIRIPSQRTVRIQEVQMLTVNCLCDLIDNTLFPHQDD
- a CDS encoding YraN family protein — translated: MIFSKSPYFLGLYYEQKALKYLRQQGLILIERNVRYPCGEIDLIMQEKRTWVFVEVRFRRNILFGDAISSITTSKRRRLWRTAKYWLAQRQESIETSDCRFDICAFNQRQLIWLKNILDYTEFIR